AGCTTCCAGTCCGCAAGCAATACCTATTGGTCCTCCCCCAACTATTATTAAGTCCAATAGTTTCATTATTTGGCTATTTCCTTTAATTCTTTGATGGTCTGGGAAGGATTATCACTCTTGAATACAAAACTACCAGCTACCAGCACATCAGCACCTGCATCGGTCAGGGCTTTTGCATTGGAGGAGGTGACACCACCATCAATCTCGATTAGGGTAGAAGTATCCTTCTTTTTAATTAACGCTTTTAAAGCCTGAACCTTTTGATAGGTATTTTCGATAAAGGATTGCCCGCCAAAACCCGGGTTTACGCTCATAACGCACACCAAATCAATATCTTGTATAATATCTTCCAACAGATGAACCGGAGTGTGCGGGTTAAGTGCAACCCCTGCTTTCATGTGGGCAGCTTTGATAGCTTGTAACGTTCTGTGCAAATGCGTACATGCCTCATAATGTACCGTGAGGATTGAAGCTCCTAAATCCGCGAAGGTCTGGATATAACGGTCCGGGTCTACAATCATTAAATGCACGTCCAAAGGTTTGGTAGCATACTTTTGTATCGCTTTTACAACGGGCATGCCATAGGAGATGTTGGGTACGAATACGCCATCCATGACATCGATATGGTGCCAATCTGCATCGCTATTATTGACCATTTCAACGTCTCGTTGTAAATTTCCGAAATCTGCCGCCAATAGGGACGGTGCAATTTTGACTATGCTCATTAGCTACTCTTGTTTCCTGCAAAAATACGGAATTGATATTGTTAATTTCTGAGCACTAACATTCAATTGGTATAACCCCTGCCTTTTTCAGTATCAAATTAATTTTAGAAAGATTTTTATTCATTACACTTTCAAGATCGGTCATATGGCTTTTTAACTCAGAGGATAATTCCTCGAATACCTTATAGGCCCCGTCTGTTGGTTTCGCCTCTCCGTTTTCCATACTTCTGCGCAAAGAAGCCAATCTATTGTTCAACTTAATAGGGAAATTCAATGGGTCTTGTCCAGATTGATTTTTTACTTGATACAAGGCTTCTTCAATAGCTGATAATTGATTCAAAAATGGCACTATAGTTTTATTGTACGTATTTGATGAAATTTTCGATTTGTTTTCAGAGAGGTGATTTTTTATCGTTCTTATTCGGATGACGGCTTCGTTTGCAGCAGAAGTTTTTTGCATAATCTTATTGGCAAGCGCAAACTGTTCGTCCAAATCTTCTTTGCTAATCCCTTTTAGATTAGGATTCATGGTGATTTTAAAGGGGTAGACTTTTTCGTAGTCTTTTGTTTTCATTCGAATTTTGTAATCGCCAATGGGTGCTTTAGGACCTCTAGTGGGTCGGGCGCTCCAAATGATCATTCCATCAAACTCAGTGGCTCCTGGATATCTTAGGTCCCAAGTAAATGTATTGATACCTTTTGCGGTCGTAGGTTTGGTAGAACCTCCTTTTTTCCACCATGGAATATCAGGGTCTTCTTTGTATTCGGTCTTGCTACCGGTAAAAGTATCGATGAGCTTGTTATTGGCATCTAGAACTTCAAAGGTAATGGTATCTAACTGCTCTTTTAGAAAATATTGAACAGAGGCTTCAGAAATTCCTCTAATCGCGTCCGCTGGTTTAAAAAGAACTGCGGATTGACTATTCATTTCTGGTTGATACTGCCTTATGGGTTGTATATCGTCTAAAATCCAAAAGCCCCTGCCATGAGACCCTAACACCACATCGTTATCCTTTATGACTAAATCACGGATAGGGGTATCCGGAAGTTCTAATTGTAGACTTTGCCAAAGCTCACCATCGTTCAATGAAAAATATACACCATGTTCTGTGGCTAAAAATAGTAAGCCCTCGCGTACGTGGTCTTCTCTAATGGCTCTGGCAAAATGACCATCTTCAATTCCTTTAATGATTTTTGTCCATGTTTTGCCGTAGTCATTTGTTTTGAAAACGTAGGGTTGGCGATCATCTACCTGATATCTATTTGCCGCCACGAATAAAGTTCCAGGTCGGTGCTTAGATTCGTCTATAATACTGACACGAGAAAATTTTGGAAGGTCTTTTGGGGTAATATCTTCCCAATTTTCCCCTCCGTTACGGGTAATGTGAATTTTTCCATCGTCAGAACCTGCCCAAATAGTATTAATATCATGAGTTGAAGGCGCTAGAGCAAAAACTGTGGCATAAATCTCGGGACCATTCATATCCATGGTAATTATGCCTCCTGTTTTTCCCAGCGTTTCCGGGTCGGCATAGGTAAGGTCTGGGCTTATTTTCTCCCAAGACTGTCCGTCATTTGTCGTCTTCCAAACGTGTTGAGAACAAGTGTACATGATTTTTGGGTCTTGTGGTGCAAACGTTATGGGGAATGTCCATTGCCATCTTTCTGGTAAAGCACTTGCGGGCTCTCCGGAGAAGAATCTAGGGTAGACCTGAATATCCCTTGTTTGTCCGTTGCTCCGATCGTATCGCGTTAAAAGCGCTCCTTGGCTTCCGGCATAAAAAATATCCTTGTTAACCGGGTGTTGCGTAATCCAGCCACTTTCACCACCTCCAACGGCATAGTACCACCCGTGATTGGGACCGCGAGCTTGCATATGGTCCCAGCCATCGCTCGGCATGGCCAACGTACTATTATCTTGCTGTGCCCCTGCCACATGATAAGGTACATCACTAGTGGTCATGACATGGTAAAACTGCGATGTTGGATAATCTTGTTCCGTCCAAGTCTTTCCACCATTGATACTAACATTTCCGCCACCGTCATTGGAATTGATCATACGGTCTGGATTTTTGGGGTCTATCCAGAGGTCGTGGTTGTCTCCGTGCGGGACTTTAATCGTTGTGTCAAATGTCTTTCCGCCATCGGTAGATTTATAAAACCCTGTATTAAGACAGTATACGGTTTCTTTGTCTAGCGGGTCTGCATAAATACGAGAATAATAGAAAGCGCGTTGACGCAATTTACGTTCGTCATTGGTTCGTTTCCACGTTTTACCGGCGTCATCGGAACGAAATACACCTCCCTCATTGGCTTCCACTATGGCCCAGACGCGATTGGAATCTACAGGAGAAACAGTTACGCCAATTTTGCCTATCGGTCCCGCCGGCATACCTGTATTTGAGGTCAAATCTGTCCAAGTAGAACCACCGTCCGTAGACTTCCATAATTTGGAGTCGCCACCGCCACCCCACATTTTCCAGGCTTTTCGTTGAACTTCCCACGTACTTGCGTAGAGCACTTGGGGATTGGTGCGGTCTATTATTAAATCTACGGCACCAGCTTTTGGACTTACGTATAATACTTTTTCCCAGTTGGCGCCACCATCAGTACTCTTGAATACGCCACGTTCTTCATTATCTCCGTAAGGATGTCCCAAAGCAGCGACATAAACGATGTCCGGATTTGTGGGATGAATTCTGATGCGCGCCACGGCCTGTGTTTCCTTGAGCCCTAAATGTTTCCATGTTTCGCCACCATCTTCCGTTTTGTAAACACCGTCTCCTTGGGTTATACTTCCTCGTAACTGCACTTCACCCA
This genomic window from Maribacter sp. MJ134 contains:
- the rpe gene encoding ribulose-phosphate 3-epimerase, yielding MSIVKIAPSLLAADFGNLQRDVEMVNNSDADWHHIDVMDGVFVPNISYGMPVVKAIQKYATKPLDVHLMIVDPDRYIQTFADLGASILTVHYEACTHLHRTLQAIKAAHMKAGVALNPHTPVHLLEDIIQDIDLVCVMSVNPGFGGQSFIENTYQKVQALKALIKKKDTSTLIEIDGGVTSSNAKALTDAGADVLVAGSFVFKSDNPSQTIKELKEIAK
- a CDS encoding WD40/YVTN/BNR-like repeat-containing protein; the protein is MFRKIIFTFFFLAGFSLHSQEQSNSSTSKTIPASFYEGLEWRNIGPNRGGRSLGSTGSPSRPNEYYFGATGGGLWKTVDGGTEWKPVTDGQVTSSSVGAVAVAETNPDVVYIGMGEVQLRGSITQGDGVYKTEDGGETWKHLGLKETQAVARIRIHPTNPDIVYVAALGHPYGDNEERGVFKSTDGGANWEKVLYVSPKAGAVDLIIDRTNPQVLYASTWEVQRKAWKMWGGGGDSKLWKSTDGGSTWTDLTSNTGMPAGPIGKIGVTVSPVDSNRVWAIVEANEGGVFRSDDAGKTWKRTNDERKLRQRAFYYSRIYADPLDKETVYCLNTGFYKSTDGGKTFDTTIKVPHGDNHDLWIDPKNPDRMINSNDGGGNVSINGGKTWTEQDYPTSQFYHVMTTSDVPYHVAGAQQDNSTLAMPSDGWDHMQARGPNHGWYYAVGGGESGWITQHPVNKDIFYAGSQGALLTRYDRSNGQTRDIQVYPRFFSGEPASALPERWQWTFPITFAPQDPKIMYTCSQHVWKTTNDGQSWEKISPDLTYADPETLGKTGGIITMDMNGPEIYATVFALAPSTHDINTIWAGSDDGKIHITRNGGENWEDITPKDLPKFSRVSIIDESKHRPGTLFVAANRYQVDDRQPYVFKTNDYGKTWTKIIKGIEDGHFARAIREDHVREGLLFLATEHGVYFSLNDGELWQSLQLELPDTPIRDLVIKDNDVVLGSHGRGFWILDDIQPIRQYQPEMNSQSAVLFKPADAIRGISEASVQYFLKEQLDTITFEVLDANNKLIDTFTGSKTEYKEDPDIPWWKKGGSTKPTTAKGINTFTWDLRYPGATEFDGMIIWSARPTRGPKAPIGDYKIRMKTKDYEKVYPFKITMNPNLKGISKEDLDEQFALANKIMQKTSAANEAVIRIRTIKNHLSENKSKISSNTYNKTIVPFLNQLSAIEEALYQVKNQSGQDPLNFPIKLNNRLASLRRSMENGEAKPTDGAYKVFEELSSELKSHMTDLESVMNKNLSKINLILKKAGVIPIEC